One genomic segment of Marinitoga piezophila KA3 includes these proteins:
- a CDS encoding Rpn family recombination-promoting nuclease/putative transposase encodes MGYYDQLFKEIFSDKEMLVEFINLFVKKLKNYDIQPENITIEKTKFTDLKYGDRESDLLFKIKYEENELFLYLIIEHQSSVDYLMQFRILEYMVRIWKKYINENKEQSKRKSFKLPPIIPVVFYNGKRRWTAENWFMRKIINWEEFSVYVPQFKYEIIDLSQIEEKDLLKAKNALSLLLAVEKLDKEEISKSLKEIKEVLEKLPENEKEKFGEYINGIIKVLVKREKIIDTDIEFEEIKEVNYMFENFVRTVEEAIKESKEKAKIEGLEEGRREGLEEGRKEGLQQGLQQGLQQGLQRGKEEERREIAKKLLLKKFGNKTEPILPKIEKSDSKTIENIIENIFELDLKDIEKIIQKKLN; translated from the coding sequence ATGGGATATTATGATCAACTATTTAAGGAGATATTTTCCGATAAAGAGATGTTAGTTGAATTTATAAACCTATTTGTAAAAAAGCTAAAAAATTACGACATACAACCTGAAAACATAACAATAGAAAAAACAAAATTCACAGATTTAAAGTATGGAGATAGAGAAAGCGATTTATTATTTAAAATAAAATATGAAGAAAATGAATTATTTCTATATTTAATAATAGAACATCAATCAAGTGTAGATTATTTAATGCAATTTAGAATACTTGAATATATGGTAAGAATATGGAAAAAATATATAAACGAAAATAAAGAACAATCTAAAAGGAAAAGTTTCAAGTTACCGCCAATAATACCAGTAGTATTCTATAACGGAAAAAGGCGATGGACAGCAGAAAATTGGTTTATGAGAAAAATAATTAACTGGGAAGAATTTAGCGTATATGTACCACAATTTAAATATGAAATAATAGATTTAAGTCAAATAGAAGAAAAAGACTTATTAAAAGCCAAAAATGCATTAAGCTTATTATTAGCTGTAGAAAAATTGGATAAAGAGGAAATATCAAAATCCTTAAAAGAAATAAAAGAAGTACTTGAAAAACTACCAGAAAATGAAAAAGAGAAATTCGGTGAATACATAAACGGAATAATAAAAGTATTGGTAAAACGAGAAAAGATAATAGACACGGATATAGAATTTGAGGAAATTAAGGAGGTGAATTATATGTTTGAAAATTTTGTAAGAACTGTTGAGGAAGCAATAAAAGAAAGTAAAGAAAAAGCTAAAATAGAAGGTTTAGAAGAAGGTAGAAGAGAAGGTTTAGAAGAAGGTAGAAAAGAGGGATTACAGCAAGGATTACAACAAGGATTACAACAAGGATTGCAGCGTGGAAAAGAAGAAGAAAGAAGAGAAATAGCTAAAAAATTATTATTGAAAAAATTCGGTAATAAAACGGAACCAATATTACCAAAAATCGAAAAATCAGATTCTAAAACAATAGAAAATATAATAGAAAATATATTCGAGCTTGATCTAAAGGATATAGAAAAAATTATCCAGAAAAAGCTTAATTAA
- a CDS encoding HD domain-containing protein, producing the protein MEKLYFKVSRDPIYSEIFLYPLEIVIADTPLVQRLRYLSQLAGAEYVYPSATHTRFSHSLGVMHIAGLYANKLFEDNHQKIRIIRLAGLVHDLGHGPYSHQFDDVIYKRMGLDDGHDEYRKKILNTKLIEQAYNVYKKLNDSRTKKDFLKDLSLTVKREISDNEKEIKEALKEVMNMINELFEAENRGGSPEFNIVQGPLGADRLDFVLRDSYYAGTRDFGTGDLDRIIRNASIKTSNGKEKLCYNIKIIDNIYTVLFARFMMYKNVYFHKTSRAADQMIQEILRLADDILDIKSRVEDLDKFVSLTDQRIINEIEMVYEELYEKKNNELFSISPELMQKSDKVAKAYELVKRLKSRDLWKLLIEIPFSTTGLDPSVISVSVAENVLKQLKTNIEKTIKTDIPKEDKQELSYILDNFENLFIIDTPYKLSLMHPKEFLSSDVSILDYNGDILRFDEVFERYPAYKFMESNLIQISRIYLTEDKREILRKYDLVPKIGGINLTTRW; encoded by the coding sequence ATGGAAAAATTATATTTTAAAGTTTCAAGAGATCCAATATATTCAGAAATATTCTTATATCCACTTGAAATTGTAATAGCTGATACACCTTTAGTACAGAGATTAAGATATTTAAGTCAATTAGCAGGAGCTGAATATGTATATCCAAGCGCAACACATACAAGATTTTCTCACTCGTTAGGAGTAATGCATATAGCAGGATTATATGCAAATAAATTATTTGAAGATAATCACCAGAAAATAAGAATAATAAGACTTGCAGGTCTTGTACATGACCTTGGTCACGGACCATACAGTCATCAATTTGATGACGTAATTTACAAAAGAATGGGATTAGATGATGGTCATGATGAATACAGAAAAAAGATATTAAACACAAAATTAATAGAGCAGGCATATAATGTATATAAAAAGCTCAACGATTCAAGAACCAAAAAAGATTTTCTAAAAGACTTATCTTTAACTGTAAAAAGAGAAATTTCAGATAATGAAAAAGAAATAAAAGAAGCATTAAAAGAAGTAATGAATATGATAAACGAATTATTTGAAGCAGAAAATAGAGGTGGAAGTCCAGAATTTAACATTGTTCAGGGACCTTTAGGAGCAGATAGACTGGATTTTGTTTTAAGAGATTCATATTATGCAGGAACAAGAGATTTTGGAACTGGAGACCTTGACAGAATAATAAGAAATGCATCAATAAAAACTTCAAATGGAAAAGAAAAATTGTGTTATAACATAAAAATAATAGACAACATCTACACAGTTCTTTTTGCAAGGTTTATGATGTACAAAAATGTATATTTCCATAAAACCTCAAGAGCAGCAGATCAAATGATACAGGAAATATTACGATTAGCTGATGATATACTTGATATAAAATCAAGAGTAGAAGACCTTGATAAATTTGTATCGCTCACAGACCAGAGGATAATAAATGAAATAGAAATGGTATATGAAGAATTATACGAAAAGAAAAACAATGAATTGTTCAGCATAAGCCCTGAATTAATGCAAAAATCAGATAAAGTTGCCAAAGCATATGAACTGGTAAAAAGATTAAAATCAAGGGATTTATGGAAGTTATTAATAGAAATTCCATTTTCAACAACAGGATTAGATCCTTCAGTAATAAGCGTAAGCGTTGCAGAAAATGTGCTAAAACAATTAAAAACCAATATAGAAAAAACAATAAAAACAGATATTCCAAAAGAAGACAAACAGGAATTATCGTATATACTCGATAACTTTGAAAATCTATTTATAATCGATACGCCATATAAATTATCATTAATGCATCCAAAAGAATTCCTTTCAAGCGATGTATCAATTCTTGATTATAACGGTGATATACTTAGATTTGATGAAGTATTCGAAAGATATCCTGCATACAAGTTTATGGAAAGCAATTTAATACAGATATCGAGAATATATTTAACAGAAGATAAAAGGGAAATATTAAGAAAATATGATTTAGTACCAAAAATTGGAGGTATAAACCTAACCACAAGGTGGTGA
- a CDS encoding rhomboid family intramembrane serine protease: MDYIKRIFRFEDVTQKIFTFNIVVFVLMFVFGGGFGAFSNSYTLIVAGAQYGKLITIYHQYFRFITALFVHGGILHISFNLYALYYLGNIVERVYGPYKFLTIYLASGIGGGILTQIFIPNAFSVGASGAIFGLIGLLFGAGFRDDTPPMLKPMTGTALLPVILINLFLGFTSSGINNFAHIGGLLVGFTFGWLTSVRDTYTSYKIWKIAGYISLALILISFAWLIFFDIQLILG; this comes from the coding sequence ATGGATTATATAAAAAGGATTTTCAGATTTGAAGATGTAACACAAAAGATTTTTACGTTCAATATTGTAGTATTTGTCTTAATGTTTGTATTTGGAGGAGGATTTGGCGCGTTTTCAAATTCATACACTTTAATAGTTGCTGGAGCACAATATGGAAAATTAATAACCATATATCATCAATACTTTAGATTTATAACAGCTTTATTTGTTCATGGTGGAATATTACATATATCCTTCAACCTATACGCATTATATTATCTTGGAAATATAGTAGAAAGAGTATATGGTCCATATAAGTTTCTAACAATATATCTTGCATCAGGAATAGGTGGAGGAATACTTACACAAATATTTATTCCAAATGCATTTTCTGTAGGTGCAAGTGGAGCGATTTTTGGTTTAATTGGGTTATTATTTGGCGCAGGATTTAGAGATGATACACCACCAATGCTTAAACCAATGACAGGAACAGCATTATTACCGGTAATTTTAATAAACCTTTTTCTTGGATTTACATCATCTGGAATAAACAATTTTGCGCATATTGGAGGATTGCTTGTAGGATTTACATTTGGTTGGTTAACATCGGTAAGAGATACATATACATCATATAAAATATGGAAAATAGCAGGGTATATAAGTCTTGCATTAATATTAATATCATTTGCATGGCTTATATTCTTTGATATACAATTAATATTGGGGTGA
- a CDS encoding ROK family protein, producing MYIVGVDLGGTEIKTGLVSKDKGIIKKVALPTEAHLGQEKVVENIVETIKMVSEGVENKIEAIGIGSPGSIDRDHGIVRYSPNLPFNNFELAHHISEKVKVPTFVENDANAFTLGEWYFGSAQGMKHFVALTLGTGIGGGVVSHGILITGRDGIGAELGHVIVDPDGPLCGCGSRGCIEAIASARNTARWAKEFSVKIPENKVVELAGGIDKIESKHVFEALKSGDYVAKLVVEKVTDALARAIANYVHIFNPELIVIGGGMSKAGNALIKPIEEKISLYIMPSFRGTFKILPSALVEDAGILGASAAAMYHTR from the coding sequence ATGTATATAGTTGGAGTGGATTTAGGGGGAACAGAAATAAAAACAGGACTTGTTTCAAAAGATAAAGGAATAATAAAAAAAGTTGCATTACCAACAGAAGCACATCTTGGACAGGAAAAGGTTGTTGAAAATATAGTTGAAACAATAAAAATGGTAAGTGAAGGTGTAGAAAATAAAATAGAGGCAATAGGAATTGGTTCACCAGGTTCAATTGATAGGGATCACGGAATAGTTAGATATTCACCAAATCTTCCGTTCAACAATTTTGAACTTGCACATCATATTTCTGAGAAAGTGAAAGTTCCAACATTCGTGGAAAATGATGCAAATGCATTTACTCTTGGTGAATGGTATTTTGGTTCTGCTCAGGGGATGAAACATTTTGTAGCATTAACTCTTGGTACAGGTATTGGTGGCGGTGTAGTTTCTCATGGAATATTAATAACAGGAAGAGATGGTATAGGAGCAGAATTGGGACATGTAATAGTTGATCCAGATGGACCATTATGTGGTTGTGGTTCAAGAGGATGTATAGAAGCAATAGCTTCAGCGAGAAATACTGCAAGATGGGCAAAAGAATTCTCTGTAAAAATACCTGAAAACAAAGTAGTTGAACTTGCCGGTGGAATAGATAAAATAGAATCAAAACATGTTTTTGAAGCATTAAAAAGTGGAGATTACGTAGCAAAATTGGTAGTTGAAAAAGTAACAGATGCTTTGGCAAGAGCAATTGCAAATTATGTTCACATATTCAATCCAGAATTAATAGTAATAGGTGGTGGAATGAGCAAAGCAGGAAATGCATTAATAAAACCAATAGAAGAAAAAATAAGTCTATATATAATGCCATCATTTAGAGGAACATTTAAAATATTACCTTCAGCATTAGTTGAAGATGCGGGGATTCTTGGTGCATCTGCAGCTGCAATGTATCATACAAGATAG
- the ispD gene encoding 2-C-methyl-D-erythritol 4-phosphate cytidylyltransferase produces the protein MNIGIIVAAGKGSRTNLTFPKQFYQILGKSLLRIALEKYEYSELIDKIIVVANKDFLEETKKECYEINKIYSIINGGESRQESVFNALKFIYNEFEYDAKIVSIHDAARPFVSTEKINESIRIAEKCGSAVLGLPEKNSVSYVLDNNVEKILDRNEIYIHQTPQTFDFKKLYKAYTNFENELKAFTDDASIFHKAGNTVRIIPGEEYNIKITTEFDIKFAKWLLKEGIING, from the coding sequence ATGAATATCGGCATTATTGTCGCTGCAGGAAAAGGTTCTCGAACAAATTTAACCTTTCCTAAACAATTTTACCAGATTTTAGGTAAAAGTTTGTTAAGAATTGCATTAGAAAAATATGAATATTCGGAATTAATAGACAAAATTATTGTTGTCGCAAATAAAGATTTTCTTGAAGAAACAAAAAAAGAATGTTATGAAATTAACAAAATTTATAGTATAATTAATGGTGGCGAGTCAAGGCAGGAATCTGTTTTTAATGCTTTAAAGTTTATATACAATGAATTTGAATATGATGCTAAAATCGTCTCTATACATGATGCAGCAAGACCATTTGTAAGTACAGAAAAAATAAATGAAAGTATTAGAATCGCTGAAAAATGTGGTTCTGCTGTTTTGGGATTACCTGAAAAAAACTCTGTTTCATATGTGTTAGACAATAATGTGGAAAAAATTCTCGATAGAAATGAAATATATATTCATCAAACACCTCAAACTTTTGATTTTAAGAAATTATATAAGGCATATACAAATTTTGAGAATGAATTAAAGGCTTTTACTGATGATGCAAGTATATTCCACAAAGCTGGAAATACTGTAAGAATAATTCCTGGTGAGGAATATAACATAAAAATAACAACTGAATTTGATATTAAATTTGCAAAATGGTTATTGAAAGAAGGTATAATTAATGGTTAA
- a CDS encoding deoxyribonuclease IV, giving the protein MVKIGAHMSTSKGFRKVPEDTINIGGNTFQIFSHSPRTWKVKQPDEKDVEKFKYEMIKNNIAFEDVLVHSGYLINLASHKDENWQKSINLMIEEIKVTAKLGIKYFNVHPGSHLGKGDEYGYDRIAKALDIIFNEVKDLDIYILLENVAKKGGNIGWKIEQLGEIINRTSFKDRIGMTYDTCHGFDSNYDIRNKDGVRALLDEIEKYLGLDKLKMIHLNDSKFPLGAGKDRHEFIGKGEIGIEGFKTFFSFEEILKIPMHLETPGDDQEHAEDIITVRKILENL; this is encoded by the coding sequence ATGGTTAAAATTGGAGCTCATATGAGTACTTCAAAAGGGTTTAGAAAAGTACCAGAAGATACAATAAATATTGGCGGAAATACATTTCAAATTTTTTCACACAGTCCAAGAACATGGAAGGTTAAACAACCTGATGAAAAAGATGTTGAAAAATTTAAATATGAAATGATTAAAAATAACATAGCATTTGAAGATGTTTTGGTTCATTCTGGATATTTAATCAATCTTGCTTCTCATAAGGATGAAAATTGGCAAAAATCTATTAATCTTATGATTGAAGAAATAAAGGTTACAGCAAAATTAGGAATTAAATATTTTAATGTTCATCCTGGTTCTCATCTTGGTAAAGGTGATGAATATGGTTATGATAGAATTGCAAAGGCTTTAGATATAATTTTCAATGAAGTAAAGGATCTTGATATTTATATACTTTTAGAAAATGTTGCAAAAAAAGGCGGAAATATTGGTTGGAAGATAGAACAATTGGGAGAAATTATTAATAGAACATCTTTTAAAGACAGAATTGGTATGACTTATGATACATGCCACGGTTTTGATTCTAATTATGATATTCGAAATAAAGACGGAGTAAGAGCTTTGTTAGATGAAATTGAAAAATATTTAGGTTTAGATAAACTAAAAATGATTCATTTAAATGATTCAAAATTTCCTTTAGGAGCTGGAAAGGATAGGCATGAATTTATTGGAAAAGGCGAAATTGGTATAGAAGGATTTAAAACGTTTTTCTCTTTTGAGGAAATTTTAAAAATTCCTATGCATTTAGAAACACCTGGCGATGATCAGGAACATGCTGAGGATATAATCACTGTTAGAAAAATTCTGGAAAACCTATAA
- the hflK gene encoding FtsH protease activity modulator HflK, whose protein sequence is MSENFEIFDVEEEKPRKNKHIFRKIIWAVVILLVLAYAGTSVYQVGPSEMGLVLTFGKYTSSTGPGIHWHLPYPFQTHRIVDVRTLKKIEIGFRTVNYRGKIEYQPVDEESLMITGDENIVNLEAVVQYRIADPVKFEFRILNGFEMVKFATESVLREMVAINPIDNVLTTERDRIAMETAAKVQKILDSYGAGIKIENVYLQEVSPPAEVVKAFDDVNSAKQDKEKFINEANRYANDVIPKAQGEAQKIMREAEAYAYEKVALATGEAKRFKAMLKEYEMTKDITKKRIIFEAIEGLLKNSKEKIIVDSSETLKLLNLPEIGGGTK, encoded by the coding sequence ATGTCAGAAAACTTTGAAATTTTTGATGTTGAAGAAGAAAAGCCCAGAAAAAATAAGCATATTTTTAGAAAGATTATCTGGGCTGTTGTAATTTTATTGGTTTTAGCCTACGCAGGAACAAGCGTATATCAGGTTGGACCATCTGAAATGGGATTGGTACTTACTTTTGGTAAGTATACTTCAAGTACAGGGCCAGGGATTCACTGGCATTTGCCATATCCATTTCAAACACATAGAATTGTGGATGTAAGAACTTTGAAAAAGATTGAAATTGGTTTTAGGACTGTAAATTATCGTGGAAAGATTGAGTATCAACCTGTAGATGAAGAATCATTAATGATTACAGGTGATGAAAATATTGTAAATCTCGAAGCTGTTGTACAATACAGAATTGCTGATCCTGTAAAATTTGAATTCAGGATACTCAATGGATTTGAAATGGTAAAATTTGCTACAGAAAGTGTTTTAAGAGAAATGGTTGCTATTAATCCAATTGATAATGTTTTGACCACTGAAAGGGATAGAATTGCTATGGAAACTGCAGCAAAGGTACAGAAAATTCTTGATAGCTATGGTGCAGGTATAAAAATTGAAAATGTTTATCTTCAGGAAGTCAGTCCACCAGCTGAAGTTGTAAAGGCTTTTGATGATGTTAATAGCGCCAAACAGGATAAGGAAAAATTCATAAATGAAGCAAATAGATATGCAAATGACGTTATTCCAAAAGCTCAGGGTGAAGCTCAAAAGATTATGAGAGAAGCTGAAGCTTATGCATATGAAAAGGTTGCGCTTGCTACAGGTGAAGCTAAAAGGTTTAAGGCTATGCTAAAAGAATATGAGATGACAAAGGATATTACAAAGAAACGTATTATTTTTGAAGCTATTGAAGGTTTGCTTAAAAATTCAAAGGAAAAGATTATTGTTGATAGTTCTGAAACTTTAAAATTGCTTAATTTGCCAGAAATAGGTGGTGGTACAAAATGA
- the hflC gene encoding protease modulator HflC: MKLTKNKIIIIVLLILVGWLILSSMFIVNQEQQAVVLRFGQIRKVVTKPGINFKTPFVDNVVKFEKRLMLYDIEPERIITADKKTIVVDTYAIWRINDPKTFMESMRSVQLALTRIDDVVYSNVRDLVAKYTFEEVLSKKREEMLKEITERSSHNLKDFGIEIVDVRVKRTDLPPDISKAVYNRMMAERYSIAAQIRAEGQRESEIIKAEADKKVKIIISEAKKNAEVIKGTADASVITIYADAYNQSPEFFELRRLADIYNSSMDNNILLLSPDSPILKFLYEEK; the protein is encoded by the coding sequence ATGAAGCTCACCAAAAATAAAATAATTATAATTGTATTATTAATTTTAGTTGGCTGGTTGATTTTATCTTCTATGTTCATTGTTAACCAGGAACAACAGGCAGTAGTTTTAAGATTTGGTCAAATACGAAAAGTTGTAACGAAACCGGGAATTAATTTTAAAACACCATTTGTTGATAATGTGGTAAAATTTGAAAAAAGGTTAATGTTATATGATATTGAACCAGAAAGAATAATAACTGCAGATAAAAAGACTATAGTTGTTGATACATACGCAATCTGGAGAATTAATGATCCAAAAACATTTATGGAAAGTATGCGTTCTGTACAGCTTGCTTTGACAAGAATTGATGATGTTGTATATTCAAATGTCAGGGATTTAGTTGCCAAATATACTTTTGAAGAGGTTTTATCTAAAAAAAGAGAAGAAATGTTAAAAGAAATTACTGAAAGAAGCAGTCATAACCTTAAGGATTTTGGTATTGAAATTGTAGATGTTAGGGTTAAAAGAACTGATTTGCCACCAGATATTTCAAAAGCTGTATATAATAGAATGATGGCAGAAAGATATAGTATTGCTGCCCAAATAAGGGCTGAAGGTCAAAGAGAATCAGAAATTATAAAAGCTGAAGCTGATAAGAAAGTTAAGATTATTATTTCCGAAGCTAAGAAAAATGCCGAGGTTATAAAAGGTACTGCAGATGCAAGTGTAATTACAATATATGCTGATGCATATAATCAAAGTCCAGAATTCTTTGAATTAAGAAGATTAGCTGATATATATAATTCTTCTATGGACAATAATATATTATTATTATCACCAGATTCACCTATTTTAAAGTTCTTATACGAGGAGAAGTAA